A genome region from Oryzias melastigma strain HK-1 linkage group LG12, ASM292280v2, whole genome shotgun sequence includes the following:
- the il1b gene encoding interleukin-1 beta isoform X2: protein MCDFDLSQALDSEPESESFCSDMADGKEKVFKLDKNLNLIVSYNRTSLKTVANLVMVINKMKMPPEADGCLSAILEHVVKETVVCNDQNTSSEERRVSFTRTDSMMEFKLADKSQKHIVHFPEEMKLRAITLKGGYCHLKANFTMSRYNPTSCNGNNGKTVLLSITKNLHLSCTKTDSEVVLNLEECCEEKLKEIKTDEDMDRFLFFKKIEGTSQWCFESVKYRGWFIKTSTEDTNPLVEMCQRDGDGCNKYFQGCQQRRL from the exons ATGTGCGACTTTGACTTGTCTCAAGCGCTGGACAG CGAGCCAGAATCTGAATCGTTCTGCAGTGACATGGCG GACGGGAAGGAAAAGGTCTTTAAACTGGATAAGAACTTGAACCTGATAGTTTCCTACAACAGGACGTCCTTGAAGACAGTGGCTAATCTGGTGATGGTcatcaacaaaatgaaaatgcctCCAGAGGCTGACGGGTGTTTGAGCGCCATCTTGGAACACGTGGTGAAAG AAACTGTTGTCTGCAACGACCAAAACACCTCCTCTGAAGAGCGGAGGGTCTCCTTCACCAGAACGGACAGCATGATGGAGTTCAAGCTGGCTGACAAGAGTCAGAAACACATCGTCCATTTTCCGGAGGAGATGAAACTGAGGGCCATCACGCTGAAGGGGGGATACTGCCATCTCAAAG CAAACTTCACCATGTCGAGGTACAACCCCACCTCCTGCAACGGCAACAACGGGAAGACGGTTCTGCTGTCGATCACCAAAAACCTGCACCTGTCCTGCACCAAGACGGACAGCGAGGTGGTCCTCAACCTGGAG GAGTGCTGCGAGGAAAAACTGAAGGAGATCAAGACGGACGAGGACATGGACCGATTCCTTTTCTTCAAAAAGATCGAAGGAACGAGCCAGTGGTGCTTCGAGTCGGTGAAGTACCGCGGCTGGTTCATCAAGACGTCGACCGAGGACACCAACCCCCTGGTGGAGATGTGCCAGAGGGACGGAGACGGCTGCAACAAGTACTTTCAGGGATGCCAACAAAGACGGCTCTAG
- the il1b gene encoding interleukin-1 beta isoform X1, with protein MLTVCRLISDFFSLIFSGYFSEPESESFCSDMADGKEKVFKLDKNLNLIVSYNRTSLKTVANLVMVINKMKMPPEADGCLSAILEHVVKETVVCNDQNTSSEERRVSFTRTDSMMEFKLADKSQKHIVHFPEEMKLRAITLKGGYCHLKANFTMSRYNPTSCNGNNGKTVLLSITKNLHLSCTKTDSEVVLNLEECCEEKLKEIKTDEDMDRFLFFKKIEGTSQWCFESVKYRGWFIKTSTEDTNPLVEMCQRDGDGCNKYFQGCQQRRL; from the exons ATGTTGACAGTATGTAGattaatttctgattttttttctctgattttttctGGTTATTTCAGCGAGCCAGAATCTGAATCGTTCTGCAGTGACATGGCG GACGGGAAGGAAAAGGTCTTTAAACTGGATAAGAACTTGAACCTGATAGTTTCCTACAACAGGACGTCCTTGAAGACAGTGGCTAATCTGGTGATGGTcatcaacaaaatgaaaatgcctCCAGAGGCTGACGGGTGTTTGAGCGCCATCTTGGAACACGTGGTGAAAG AAACTGTTGTCTGCAACGACCAAAACACCTCCTCTGAAGAGCGGAGGGTCTCCTTCACCAGAACGGACAGCATGATGGAGTTCAAGCTGGCTGACAAGAGTCAGAAACACATCGTCCATTTTCCGGAGGAGATGAAACTGAGGGCCATCACGCTGAAGGGGGGATACTGCCATCTCAAAG CAAACTTCACCATGTCGAGGTACAACCCCACCTCCTGCAACGGCAACAACGGGAAGACGGTTCTGCTGTCGATCACCAAAAACCTGCACCTGTCCTGCACCAAGACGGACAGCGAGGTGGTCCTCAACCTGGAG GAGTGCTGCGAGGAAAAACTGAAGGAGATCAAGACGGACGAGGACATGGACCGATTCCTTTTCTTCAAAAAGATCGAAGGAACGAGCCAGTGGTGCTTCGAGTCGGTGAAGTACCGCGGCTGGTTCATCAAGACGTCGACCGAGGACACCAACCCCCTGGTGGAGATGTGCCAGAGGGACGGAGACGGCTGCAACAAGTACTTTCAGGGATGCCAACAAAGACGGCTCTAG
- the purbb gene encoding transcriptional activator protein Pur-beta — MVELKMADGDSGSERGGSSGGGGFQHLQRDQETQELASKRLDIQNKRFYLDVKQNSKGRFIKIAEVGAGGSKSRLTLSLSVAAEFRDYLGDFIEHYAQLGPSSPEQIAQATAGEDGGPRRALKSEFLVRENRKYYLDLKENQRGRFLRIRQTANRGPGFGVGGPMGGMLSGQTIALPAQGLIEFRDALAKLIDDYGGDDDELTGGSGAGGPAELPEGTSITVDSKRFFFDVGSNKYGVFLRVSEVKPSYRNSITIPFKAWSKFGGAFCRYAEEMKEIQERQRDKMYERRDESEGDDPDDD, encoded by the coding sequence ATGGTGGAGCTGAAGATGGCGGATGGCGACAGCGGGAGTGAGCGCGGAGgaagcagcggcggcggcggcttcCAGCACCTCCAGCGGGACCAGGAGACGCAGGAGCTGGCGTCCAAGCGCCTGGACATCCAGAACAAGCGCTTCTACCTGGACGTGAAGCAGAACAGCAAAGGCCGGTTCATCAAGATCGCCGAGGTCGGGGCCGGGGGCTCCAAAAGTCGCTTGACCCTCTCGCTGTCCGTGGCGGCGGAGTTCCGGGACTACCTCGGGGATTTTATCGAGCACTACGCCCAGTTGGGGCCTAGCAGCCCGGAGCAGATCGCCCAGGCCACCGCGGGGGAGGACGGCGGGCCGCGGCGGGCTCTGAAGAGCGAGTTTCTGGTCCGGGAGAACCGCAAGTACTACCTGGACTTGAAGGAGAACCAGCGGGGGAGGTTCCTGCGGATCCGGCAGACGGCCAACCGCGGGCCGGGCTTCGGGGTCGGCGGCCCGATGGGCGGCATGCTGTCCGGCCAGACCATCGCGCTGCCGGCGCAGGGCTTGATAGAGTTCAGAGACGCCCTGGCGAAGCTCATAGACGACTACGGGGGGGACGACGACGAGCTGACGGGGGGCTCCGGCGCGGGCGGCCCCGCGGAGCTGCCGGAGGGCACCTCCATCACCGTGGACTCCAAGCGCTTCTTCTTCGACGTGGGCTCCAACAAATACGGCGTGTTCCTGCGGGTGAGCGAGGTGAAGCCCAGCTACCGGAACTCCATCACCATCCCCTTCAAAGCCTGGAGCAAGTTCGGGGGCGCCTTCTGCAGGTACGCCGAGGAGATGAAGGAGATCCAGGAGCGCCAGCGGGACAAGATGTACGAGCGGAGGGACGAGTCCGAGGGCGACGACCCGGACGACGACTGA